One Rosa chinensis cultivar Old Blush chromosome 3, RchiOBHm-V2, whole genome shotgun sequence DNA window includes the following coding sequences:
- the LOC112194283 gene encoding NDR1/HIN1-like protein 26, with protein MATIQDDKTVTGYPVQPGQVPTGYRSAPPYPFPPPPPEFHYNPQPAGPNKPTSFARVLMGFFAVSAVIILITFLNWLVMHPKLPEFKVESATVSLLNVTRSELTATWDISLLSTNPNKKLRINYDHVEASIVYGDHNHIRLGRTPLRPFVVNHRNQTRIDMKLGAVSEWVGDDVANEISDDRSRGLVTFGVRLMTSVRFKCGLWLSKSRLLLVTCDRVDLGLSPNNGTGTLTGLSRECGVHFYSLF; from the coding sequence atgGCTACTATCCAAGACGACAAGACAGTCACTGGCTATCCGGTTCAGCCGGGTCAAGTCCCTACCGGCTACAGATCCGCTCCGCCCTATCCCTTCCCTCCACCACCACCGGAGTTCCACTACAACCCCCAGCCCGCTGGGCCCAATAAGCCCACCTCCTTCGCCCGCGTCCTGATGGGATTCTTCGCCGTATCTGCAGTCATTATCTTAATAACCTTCTTGAATTGGCTGGTGATGCACCCTAAACTCCCGGAGTTCAAGGTCGAATCGGCCACCGTGTCCCTACTCAACGTGACTCGCTCCGAGTTAACGGCCACGTGGGACATCAGCCTCCTCTCCACCAACCCCAACAAGAAACTCAGAATCAACTACGACCACGTCGAGGCCTCGATTGTCTACGGTGACCACAACCACATCAGGCTCGGGAGAACGCCGTTGCGTCCCTTCGTTGTGAACCATAGGAACCAGACACGTATAGACATGAAACTCGGAGCGGTGAGTGAATGGGTCGGCGATGACGTGGCGAATGAAATCTCCGACGACAGGTCTCGGGGATTGGTGACTTTTGGAGTCAGGCTGATGACTTCTGTGAGGTTTAAGTGTGGACTATGGCTGTCGAAATCCCGTTTGTTGCTGGTCACCTGCGATCGGGTCGATTTAGGGCTTTCTCCGAATAATGGGACCGGCACGTTGACGGGTCTGTCGAGGGAGTGCGGGGTTCACTTCTATTCATTGTTTTGA